The genome window ATGACATATGGCTGATGGATtcagcttgtagctatcatatgtgccccaacaaggactggttcgttaATTTTCAAGAAGGAAAATGTGGAGTTATTCACACAGCAAATAACAATCCTCTTACCGCATATGGTATTGGTTCAATCCGATTAAGGAACCATGATGGATTGATCAGAACATTAATATATGTTCGATACGTAccggaattgaagaaaaatctcatttctgTAGGAGCCCTAGAGTCAAAGGGGCTCAAAGTCGTTGCAGAAAATGGGGTAATGAGAATATGCtctggtgcactagtggtaatgaagcgAAACCGGCGAAATAATAACATGTACCACTATCgcggtagtacagttattgggacagcaacagtgacatccagtgataaCAAGGAAGCAGAAGCAACcaagctatggcacatgcgcttgggacatgctggaggaaaatccttaaagattttatcagatcaaggattgttaaaaggagtaaagacttgcaatttggagttttgtgagcattgtgtcAAGGAAAAAcaaacaagggttaaatttggaacagcaatccataatactaaaagtattttggattatgttcactctgatatttggggtgcttccaaaacaccttcattaggtGGGAAATGCTATTTTATaacctttattgatgacttttccCGGAGAGTATGGGTGTATACTATGAAAACCAAAGATGAGGTGCtgagaatttttctcaaatggaaggcAATGATAGAGACTCAAACAGGCAGAAAGATAAAGTGTCTTCGCACAGAtaacggtggagaatacaaaaatgatctttaCAATAAGATTTGTGAAGATGATGGCATTTTGAGATATTTCACcgtcagaaatacaccacaacagaatggagtggcagaacgcatGAGCCGAACTTTGCTGGAGAAGgttcggtgtatgttgtccaatgctggcttgggcaaagaattttgggctgaggcaataacatatgcatgccacctcattaatcgtctaccatctgtcGCTATTggaggcaagacaccatttgaaaaatggtatggaaaacctgctgaagATTACAATTTTTTAcatgtgtttggctcaattgcatattatcatgtgaaagagtcaaaattagATCTGAGGGCAAAGaaagctatatttatggggattacttctggagtcaaaggataccgattatggtgtccagagacaagaaaagttatattcagcagagatgttacctttgatgaatctgccataatagATAAGGTGAcatttgaagatgtcaaacaaactgatggtgcttcaaagcaggtggagtttgagggaaaattgaTTTTCCCAACACAGGGAGAAAACGAGGAAACAATAGAAGATTTTCCCCTGGAAGAAGAGTCAGTGGaaggggagattccaactcaggaaccccaacaataacttgaatcaatagaaaccagcaggccaaaaagaacaataaagaaacatgttcgtctcatagagacggtggcttgtgcagcctcaattgtagctaatggtgttcctaccacttataaagacgcagtccaaagttcagaagaagataagtggaggattaccatgaatgaagaaatgcagtccctttaTCAGAATTGctcatggaaattggccaatctcccgaagggcaagaaagcaattgggtgcaaatggatatttgcaaagaaagaaggatttcctaaccaagaagatattcgctacaaagcaagattggtggccaaagggtacgctcaaaaggagggaattgattacaatgggGTATTTTCTCCAGTCGTGAAACACTCCTCCATTAGAgttttgttggctttggtagcatagttgaatttggaactagttcagttagATGTAAAAACTGCATTTTTACATGGAGACTTAGAAGAGGAAATCTATATGACTTAGCTaaaaggattcaaagttgctgaaaaggaaaatatggtgtgcaaacttgaaaaatcattgtacggattgaaacaatcttctagacaatggtacaaacgATTTGataagtttatgttgcggcagaaGTACAAAaaaagcaaatacgatcattgtgtgtatttgcgcaagcttgaagatggatccttcatatatcttctcctatacgttgatgatatgttgatagcttccaaaagtcaagaggaaattgagaagttgaagattcaactaagaaaggagtttgagatgaaggatttaggtgaggcaaagaaaattcttggcatggagataaaaagAGATAGACATTCAAAGAAACTCTATCTATCTAAGAAAGAATACTTGAAGAAAGTAATAGATCGATTTGGCATGAATGAGAACACGAAGTTGGTTAGCACTCCTCTTGCTCCTCACTTTAAGCTTAGTGCTGCTATGTCGCCGAAGAATGAAGCTGAACAAGAGTATATGTCAAGAATGCCATATGCGAATgccgttggtagcttgatgtatgcaatgatttgcacaagacctgatatttcacatgctatcggagttgtaagcaagtatatgcatgatccaggaaaggagcattggcaagctgtgaaatggattctacggtatatttgtaatactgtagatgttggattgatttttgagcaggaagATGGTCAGTATCTgattggatattgtgactcggattatgcgggtgatttggacaagcgtagatcaactactggttatgttttCACTATTGCAAAtacaccagttagttggaagtctactttgcagtcaacggtTGCTTTGTCTACTTTTGAGGCAGAGTACATGACAATTACGGAGGCTgtaaaggaggcaatttggcttcaagggttgcttagagatcttggtattggtcaagaaaatattacactattttgtgatagtcagagtgctatccaattagtaaagaaccaagtttatcatacaaggacgaagcacattgatgttcgatatcactttgtacgagatattatagaagaaggtggagtcatggtGCAGAAAATTCGGACTACAGACAACCTTGCCGatatgctaacaaaagtagtgactgcgatcaagtttcaacattgtttgaacttgatcaatattgttgaactttgaagattGGAGTTGAAGACACAATCAAAATTTATTAGTAAGAGAAAATTGCAAAAGTGGAATCTTGCCAAGGTAgagatttgttgaattttgacaagattaatgtgaactagtgtgaacatttgaagcctccttttaggaagaaattggtagatgcatttttcatgcatttacattgcatgttcacacttaatatgatgtcatgcatgacattattaaggtcatttctcttctataaatagcaagtgttttgttcatttgtaaacatctctcacttgccttcttatctcctaaggtatttgaatcttctttctctcttgtaatatttcacttgtatttttggagtgaaataaatttgagttgattgtgtgcgaggactaggcaaaaattaaattttgccgaacctcgttaatttctggtgttcattttattattatctcatttactatttattagctacctttagatatagtagttgtgatttaatcactctttatatattcggcttccgcaacagtaatcacttcaaatcaagtgttaatcatcttgaatagcaaattagtagaaattactcgaacattatttaaatccaatctctATAGAGACGAcattttactatactatctttaaTTAGCGAACATTAATTTCGTGTGGTGTTTTGGAGATAATAACTGAGTCACTGTACTTCTATGGAAGAAACTAATGGAGATTATATTTTGACGGATAGTGGGGGATAATGTTGAAAAAAATGACATCAATAATTGCATCTTAGTAAGAAAAACGTATAATTAACGGTAATGTAAACGAAATTATGAAGGCAAAAAACATACgaagaaaagagaagaagaaagcaaCATTCATGTGGCCCATTTCTTGTCAAATCAGTAGGTCCTTTGATGTGATTTCATCCCCCATTTTCTCCTGTTCTTTTAACCTTTGCCTTAGCTTTTCAATAGTTGCCTCATTTTTGGCTACAAAACTCGATCAATCACAATCTACTTCAATTCTACTAAAACATGTCAAATTTTGATAGAGGTAAAGAATTGGTTCAGGGATCATCAAGATCCCCAGGCGATCAACCAGCCACACTGAGTCGATACGAGTCTCAAAAACGACGAGATTGGAACACTTTCGGTCAGTACTTGAGGAATCAAAGGCCACCAGTTTCCATATCCCAATGTAATAGCAACCATGTCCTAGAGTTCCTCCGATACCTGGACCAGTTCGGGAAAACTAAGGTTCACTTACAAGGTTGTATCTTTTATGGACAGCCCGAGCCGCCAGCTCCCTGTACTTGTCCGTTAAGACAAGCATGGGGAAGCCTTGACGCTCTCATAGGACGGCTTCGAGCCGCGTATGAAGAGAACGGCGGCTCGCCTGAGACAAATCCATTTGCTAGTGGTGCAATTCGGGTGTATCTAAGGGAAGTGAAGGAGTGCCAATCTAAGGCACGAGGCATTCCGtacaagaagaaaaagaagaagattggTGGTAGCAGTGACAGCAAAGGAGATGATGATTCCACTTCTTCTCATCACCCATTTTCTTGATCCAATTAATATATATATTGGATTTCTGCCTACCACTGCCTGCTTCTTCCCAATGGTAAGATCTTTCAAACACATCTAAATTTCTTGTTCTAGCTTTTCGTTACTTTAGTACTTAGTTAATGCAACTGCGAAGAGTATAATTTTTATCTAAAAAATCATTTAATGTTAAACTATATGCAAAGTTAAAACTTAAAAGGATGTAGAGGACTAGACCGATACCTTTACATATCAAACTTGAAGAAAAGAGGCATATATACTTTCAGTCTCTTTACATCAAAAGTTTAGATCCAAACTTGAAATATATAACAATGCAAAAACTAGTTTGAATTTTTAGATTAACTATATGCTTAATGAAATGAGATCATTCGTTGACTTTTATATAAAGTTTATCGCCTCAAAAGACAGCTAGGTTCAAGGCACCTACCTAGCTAGTAGCTGCGAGGCAAAGATCAAAGGCAGTTCAAAAAAAGAGTTCCTTATTTCCAGCTTGATAGAATAAAGTCTCAAACTTCTGAAAGAGGGTGTAAATTGAGTTTTCCTTCAATGATGAACTTTATGTTGAGCTCTAGATTTCAGTTGGTCTTAATTAGGAATTAGGCTTCTCAAAACCAAATGATGATATGAAAAACTTGGTGGGAGATTTAGCCCTTTACCTCAAACCCTAGAAACGCTGGAGGAAATTGCACAAATAACCCTATAACTTCATCAAAACAAGAGTCTTTTGGAACATAAATTTGACTAAGATGATGAATGAAGAACCTCGTCCTCGTCCTCGTCCACTAACTTTGGTAAAAGCTAATTAGCTCAAGAATGCAAAGTTTTCTGCAGTATTTGGACGTAGTAACTATTCCTGGTTTTAATATATGTCACCCTTTCAACTTGTTTATATTCTTTTCGGATTCTGCAGATTTTGTGCACCCCACATATAGTCATTTGAGGAAGCATACGCTTTTGCATGTTTAGCAGTATCATCCTAGAATAGATAATTATATATAGTAGTAATTAATGTCCTACACCTGAATCAATCAATGTATAATAATTTACTCAACCATGGATAATAATTCTTGTTAATTTATAAAAAGTGAGTTTTACATTGGATTTTTAAATCAGCAAAATCATGATTGCGAATCTTTCTTATGTACGAGAAAAAATATAGTAATATATATAGATATTCCTTCAACTTCTTGGTAACATTAAAATACTAAATATTAATATTCCTATAAGTGCGCACTGATAGATCACCTTATATGCAAGGACAATTTTGAGATTTGAATCTTTCATTGTTTAGTTGTCCTTTGTATCTTTACAAGATTGCTCACTGTTTGTATTGGATCTTTGTGGGGGGTCACACTTATTCTTTCTTTGTCAGAATGCTCTTATATATACTATATGTTTtcataaataaaataatgatgtaCTATGACATATTCCTATTTTCGCCAATATCGATACTGTTGGTCGTTTGCTGCATTTTTGTCATCTGTTTGCTTCTGCTTCATATTGTTCATAGACATTCAAAATGGAAACAGGTAACTCATCTCTTATTTTTTATGTAGTAACAATAAGAATACTGGACAGAATATGGGGTTATTTAGTTTAGTTACCCTTCTTTTTAATTTCACAAAATGGTAAGGTGATGATAATAGGTTAATCCATAGGCGAATGTAACTAATCGAAAAAGATTAAACATAAGCAAAATCAACAGTAAGTAAGGAAATGTTACTAACGGAACATGTAGGAATAATAGGTGTTATTCTTTTATTGTTGACCCTCATTTTAATTGATTAAATACATGAGCATTTAGAGATTTTTGTGaattccttatatatatatatatatatatatatatatatatgtgtgtgtgtgtgtgtgtgtgtgtgtgtgtgtttatagAGTTTAGAAGATGATTAAGGATAGCATCTAAATCTTTTCTCTTTTGAGGAATATTAATTTGAGATCCACAATGAAAATTTTCCTCCTAAAAAAATAATGATGTACTATGACATATTCCTATTTTCACCAAACATAAGCAAActccacacacacatatatacgaGGAATATATTCACGAAAATCTATGAGTGCTAGTGCATTTAATCAATTAAAATGAGGGTCAACAAATATAAGCAAATGTTAAATATAAACAATATTCGAATGTAAAAGGGTAAATTTGACATTTTCCTGGTTTAAATGATAGTCGTACATTCCCTTTTTCACAAAGTTTAAAAAGTCTACGGCATATAAGTATTAGTGTTGTTTTAAATACTTTGGAATAATTTGGTTTGAAGATAAGTTATGCTGAGATTAGTTATGTCGAGATTAGTTATATTAAAATTTATTATGATGAGATTAGTTATTCTCGTATTATTTGTTATTGATTATTTGGTATGTTGTGTTAATCATTGGATATCAATTTTACTACGTTATCCTGAGATAACTTAATTATCATGGAATTATTATTTCATCTTCTGGCAGGTATAGgttatcttgatattatttttaatCTCGGGATAATTTATCTCAAGATTAGTAACCAAACAAGGGATAAGACGGTACTAAATTTTTATCCCAGGATTATTTTTGCTTATCCATCATTCCAAAcgcccctccccccctccccggTTGTTTATTATAATGGTAGGATAGACAAGGATATTTCATGGGATTAGCTATCCCATCTAAtatataagattttttttttttggtaacaatataaaattaccattaacatcaaaACAATTACACTTATAAGGCAACCTTAATCTGACCACAGATCGAGACACCCAACTCAACAATATCTAATTACACAGTAGTCGTTGGACAAAACTCCTACACCTATAAGCTTTCTTTGACATCCTCATATGTTCTACTCTCTCTACAATTTTTCTCTTTATTTGTGTTACTATCTCTATTCTATTTACATTTTTCccttgaaattttttaaaattccgAGCTCTCCAAGAGTGGTATATCACTGCTCCATTAACTGCTGCTATCACCTCTTTTTTTAAACTGCTTCCAATGCTTCTTTTTAATCATTTCCAGCATCAGCTTGAAATCTCCTTCATGTACTGACTGTCCTATCCACTGGTTGATCTCTTGTCTAACTGCTTTGATCCAGCCACAGTCGACAAATAAATGCTCCTTTGTTTTCAGCTGCTCTTCTTCGCACAAGCTGCAGTTTATGTTTTTCATAGGGATTTGCATCCCTATTAGTCTGTCTTTGGTAAGTAGTCTCCCTTGAATTGCCAACCACATGACAAATCTGTGTCGAGGTAGAGCCAAAGCAGTCCATACCAAGTTTGCCATCTCTAGTCATGGTTGCTGATTTATCATAGCAAGACAGTTGTTGGTTATAGAGTAGCTACCTCCTGAAGTTAGTATGTATCTGTCTTGTGAATACCATCCTTGCATCTCTCCTTTTAGGGAGTTTAATTTCCTCCAATATCAACTACTATCCATAGGAGGACTGTGTGTCTAAATATTATGGTCAGCTTTCATATAAACACCATGAACCCATCGCACCCAAAGGGACTCTTTGTTCATTACCAACTGCCACAGTATCTTTCCTACTGATGCCATGTTCCATATTTTGCAGCCTTTCACATTCAAACCTCCTAATTTTTTGGGCAGCAAACTTTATCTCATACAACCAATGCTACTTTCTTCTGTCCCTCAGTCTTCCCCCACAAACATTCTTTACATAGTTTATCCACCTCTTTTAACACACTTTGGGGGTAGAACAAAGATTGTTCCCCAGAAACTATATATAGAAAAGGGCACTGTATTAACAATTTGTAATCGCGTAAGACAACTACTTAGAGTATGTGATAGTTATCCTATGTGTGATCTTCCTTATCAGCATTTGGCATCAATGTTGTTCCATTTCCTTGGTGATACAGGTAAACCTAAGTACCTGATAGAAAATGTGCCCAGTGCAAATCCTGTTTTTACTAACAGCATGTCCCTGACTCCTCCTTCCACTCCAGCTAGAAATATGCTGGATTTTTCCATATTGGCAATCAGGCCTGAAACTTTGCTGAAGTGATCTAATGCTTCCATGATTTTATTTACTAAGTTCTCAGTACCTTTACAAAAAAATCATCAAATCATCTACAAAGATGAGATGTGTCAGTTGTAACTCCTTGCACATA of Nicotiana tomentosiformis chromosome 7, ASM39032v3, whole genome shotgun sequence contains these proteins:
- the LOC104090058 gene encoding protein LIGHT-DEPENDENT SHORT HYPOCOTYLS 10-like, with the protein product MSNFDRGKELVQGSSRSPGDQPATLSRYESQKRRDWNTFGQYLRNQRPPVSISQCNSNHVLEFLRYLDQFGKTKVHLQGCIFYGQPEPPAPCTCPLRQAWGSLDALIGRLRAAYEENGGSPETNPFASGAIRVYLREVKECQSKARGIPYKKKKKKIGGSSDSKGDDDSTSSHHPFS